A stretch of Cryptosporangium aurantiacum DNA encodes these proteins:
- a CDS encoding CpaF/VirB11 family protein: MSVPIQPAFQPPDRQSAPNLPAPRSGGERSTRPAAQAAVDYAAVRLLGRQISERLSLWLRNHPDVSEDDRRRERDRVAGQQVAEWVDAQRRAGVPLGAADERALLEAVIADLVGLGRLQALLADPSIEEVHVLGCDRVRITRRTGAVEVGSPIAESDEEMVEILQTAARRAGSTERSLSTSRPVLDLQLPDGSRLAAVYQVSHRPYAVIRRHSTLDVTLPDLAGGRGDLSEMIDPLMGEFLSAAMRAGLNIMVAGLAGAGKTTLLRALAAEIPRQEAFVVLEESRELGLHASPRHPWAMSFEAREGHGERDFSGRPAGEVTIADLIPLSLRLGVLRVIVGEVRSREIVPMLQAMTTSRGSMCTIHARTPQAVTERIIELSLSHGKDMTVELARRMAGNALDLVVYVTVQDETAIGGRKHRFVSHIEEIDGVIGDRIATTTVFGPGSDGRAVPKHLPGRTRDQLLRVGYDARALAGWISSEQGTWARPLDSVLRPMEAAG; this comes from the coding sequence GTGAGCGTGCCGATCCAGCCCGCCTTTCAGCCTCCGGACCGGCAGTCGGCACCCAACCTCCCTGCTCCACGATCAGGTGGCGAGAGGAGTACGCGACCTGCTGCGCAGGCCGCCGTGGACTACGCGGCGGTGCGGTTGTTGGGGCGGCAGATCAGCGAGCGGCTCTCGCTGTGGTTACGCAATCATCCGGACGTTTCTGAGGACGATCGTCGTCGGGAACGGGACCGGGTCGCCGGTCAGCAGGTCGCGGAGTGGGTGGACGCGCAGCGGCGGGCGGGTGTGCCGTTGGGGGCGGCTGACGAGCGGGCGCTGTTGGAGGCGGTGATCGCCGATCTGGTCGGGTTGGGTCGTCTGCAGGCGTTGCTGGCGGATCCGTCGATCGAGGAAGTGCACGTCCTGGGGTGCGATCGGGTGCGGATCACCCGGCGGACCGGGGCGGTGGAGGTCGGGTCGCCGATCGCGGAGTCCGACGAGGAGATGGTGGAGATCCTGCAGACCGCGGCGCGGCGGGCGGGGTCGACCGAGCGGTCGCTGTCGACGTCGCGTCCGGTGTTGGATCTGCAGTTGCCGGACGGGTCGCGGCTGGCGGCGGTGTATCAGGTGTCGCACCGGCCCTACGCGGTGATCCGGCGGCATTCCACGTTGGACGTGACGCTGCCGGATCTGGCCGGTGGCCGTGGGGATCTGTCGGAGATGATCGATCCGCTGATGGGGGAGTTCCTGTCCGCGGCGATGCGGGCCGGGCTGAACATCATGGTCGCCGGTTTGGCCGGGGCGGGAAAGACGACGCTGCTGCGGGCGTTGGCGGCCGAGATCCCGCGGCAGGAAGCGTTCGTGGTGCTGGAGGAGTCCCGGGAGCTGGGGTTGCACGCGTCGCCGCGGCATCCGTGGGCGATGTCGTTCGAGGCCCGGGAGGGGCACGGGGAGCGGGACTTCTCGGGGCGTCCGGCGGGTGAGGTGACGATCGCGGACCTGATTCCGTTGTCGCTGCGGTTGGGTGTGCTGCGGGTGATCGTCGGTGAGGTGCGGTCGCGGGAGATCGTGCCGATGCTGCAGGCGATGACGACCTCGCGGGGGTCGATGTGCACGATCCACGCGCGGACGCCGCAGGCGGTGACCGAGCGGATCATCGAGTTGTCGCTCTCCCACGGCAAGGACATGACCGTGGAGCTGGCCCGGCGGATGGCCGGGAACGCCCTCGACCTGGTCGTGTACGTCACCGTGCAGGACGAGACCGCGATCGGCGGGCGTAAGCACCGGTTCGTGTCGCACATCGAGGAGATCGACGGGGTCATCGGTGACCGGATCGCGACCACGACCGTGTTCGGTCCCGGCAGCGACGGGCGGGCCGTTCCGAAGCACCTTCCGGGGCGGACCCGCGATCAGCTGCTGCGGGTCGGGTACGACGCCCGCGCGCTCGCCGGCTGGATCAGTAGCGAGCAGGGCACCTGGGCCAGACCGCTCGACAGCGTTC